From Ndongobacter massiliensis:
CCTTCGGCCAGGTGCCGGTTGCCGTCCTGTTCCCTGTATGGGTATACGCCGTTGCCTCCATTGAAAACTGCTTTACGACGTCGCGAAGGATGATGCCGTTTCCCAGGTCCACATCATTCGGACCCAACTCGTCCGGCTTCTCCGGTTCCGGTTTGGGATCCGGTTCCGGCTTCTCCGGTTCCGGTTTGGGGTCCGGTTGCGGCTCCGGCTTCGGCTCCGGTTGCGGATCTGGCTCGGGCTGCGGTTCCGGCTCAGGTTCGGGTTCCGGCTCAGGTTCGGGTTCCGGCTCAGGTTCGGGTTTCGGCTCGGGTTCGGGTTCCGGCTCGGGTTCGGGTTCCGGCTCGGGTTCCGGCTCGGGTTCGGGTTCCGGCTCGGGCTCAGGTTCCGGCTCCGACTCGGGTTCCGATTCCGGTTGCGGCTCCACGGGCGTGCTCTGCGGGTCTTTCTTTTCGACAACCACAACTTCGGTCGGCGGAACGACCTCTTTTTTCTCCGCGCGCACTAAATTTAATTTTGCTCCGTCTGCCACCGCAGTTTCTGTTCCCGGGGTGATTTCATCCCCCTCGCGCAGAGTGATGCCTAGCTCGTTCAACAATTCTCCCACCGTTGTCGCCCGCGTCTGCACGGTTTTTTCCGTATTGCCTTCCACCAGATACACGGTTTTGAAGGTTTGTACTTCGATAGTCATATTTTCAACCACCTCTGTGGAAGCTTCTTTCGCATCTAAAGTCTGTGCGGCGGGCTCCACCCCGACTTCTTTCAGCACCTTCTCCACGGTTGGCTGCGCCGTATAAACCACCTGCTCTTGATCGTCAATCTTCAGTGTAACTTCTTTCGGACGCTGTGCATAGACGTAGCTTGCCAGAGCAATGCCCATCGTAAGGACGCCTACGCCAAACCCAATTGTGCGCCGCAATGTATACTTGTCCAAAACGATTCCCCCTGTTTCCGGAACGTTACGCCTTTCTGTAACTGTTTCGTTCCTGCTTCGTAACCCGTTTGTTACTTTTCTGCGTTCATTGTACCACGGGAACGGGGATTTGCATAGATGGGTATTTACGACTGCTTTTCCAATGCGGCATTGACCGCGTCGCGAATGGATTGCCACTGCGATGCCTCGACGGCCTTATCCGTCAAGGTTCCGCCGGCGTCCTGCAGCTGTGCCACCGCGTCTTCCGTCCGCTCGGCAAGGGCATCTGCCATGGACTGCAGCATCTCCCATCCTTCTAAAAATGCCATGCGCGCATCCGAGCCACATTCTGAAAGGTACGCTGTCACATCTGCTTGTACCTGTTCCGGGGAAAGCGCATACGCTCCCAAGGTGTTGAGCCACGCGCCGGCGACAGACGCCGCTTGCAGCGTAAAACCGGCGACGCC
This genomic window contains:
- a CDS encoding G5 and 3D domain-containing protein, which codes for MDKYTLRRTIGFGVGVLTMGIALASYVYAQRPKEVTLKIDDQEQVVYTAQPTVEKVLKEVGVEPAAQTLDAKEASTEVVENMTIEVQTFKTVYLVEGNTEKTVQTRATTVGELLNELGITLREGDEITPGTETAVADGAKLNLVRAEKKEVVPPTEVVVVEKKDPQSTPVEPQPESEPESEPEPEPEPEPEPEPEPEPEPEPEPEPEPEPKPEPEPEPEPEPEPEPEPEPQPEPDPQPEPKPEPQPDPKPEPEKPEPDPKPEPEKPDELGPNDVDLGNGIILRDVVKQFSMEATAYTHTGNRTATGTWPKAYHTVAVDPMVIPLGSRLYVEGYGFAVAEDTGGAIKGNRIDLFFDTEGEAIVYGRQYGIRVYLLP